In Mycobacterium gallinarum, a single window of DNA contains:
- a CDS encoding SDR family NAD(P)-dependent oxidoreductase: MRLEGRRVLVTGATGGIGEAIARDLAARGCVLTVTGRREPELRRLVGELGVSARGLTADLTKIDDVHDLMVEAAPVDVLVANAGIGIPEDLGMLTDAEIEHAIRVNLLAPMMLARAALAPMQIRGHGHIVLISSGAGLVATPGNGTVYTATKWGLRGLGLALRQELHGTGIGVSTIFPGPIRDAGMLADTGVALPRAFGTSSPEDVAKAVARAIEQDRPETTVASAGLRMLVGFGAVAPVLIGELARLAGAGRVREAILDRAQR, encoded by the coding sequence ATGCGACTCGAGGGTCGACGCGTATTGGTCACCGGCGCCACCGGAGGGATAGGTGAGGCAATCGCACGCGATCTGGCAGCGCGCGGGTGTGTACTCACGGTAACGGGTCGCCGAGAACCAGAACTTCGACGATTGGTCGGCGAACTCGGTGTGTCCGCCCGCGGTCTGACCGCCGATCTCACGAAGATCGACGATGTGCACGATCTCATGGTCGAGGCGGCTCCGGTGGACGTACTCGTGGCGAATGCCGGCATCGGAATACCCGAAGATCTCGGGATGCTGACCGATGCGGAGATCGAGCACGCGATCCGCGTGAACCTGCTGGCCCCTATGATGCTGGCACGGGCAGCGTTGGCTCCCATGCAAATTCGCGGCCATGGTCACATCGTATTGATCTCTTCGGGAGCCGGACTGGTCGCGACGCCGGGAAACGGCACTGTGTACACCGCCACCAAATGGGGCCTGCGCGGCCTCGGGCTGGCACTGCGACAGGAACTCCATGGCACGGGTATCGGTGTCTCGACGATCTTTCCCGGACCCATCCGAGACGCCGGAATGTTGGCAGACACCGGCGTCGCTCTCCCCCGTGCATTCGGTACGAGTTCTCCCGAGGACGTGGCGAAGGCAGTGGCGAGGGCGATCGAGCAGGACCGGCCCGAAACGACGGTCGCATCGGCCGGTCTTCGCATGTTGGTGGGGTTTGGCGCGGTCGCGCCGGTACTGATAGGCGAACTCGCCCGCTTGGCTGGAGCCGGACGCGTCCGCGAGGCGATACTCGACCGCGCCCAGCGCTAG
- a CDS encoding PucR family transcriptional regulator, which produces MEPDWAGAASDDRRRVWSAVLRPAAAEMMQRAAELAAAVNTYTSERLPELLASPQALEVNRASTEASIRDFAEVLLAGADPVAAARLGSPTLAYAQDGAQRGISLTTLLRSYRLGHAATSEQVNAILGSHARNAGDLKLATELCSAWMFAYVDTALCLVEEVYTAERERWIRSAAASQAETISAILAGQPVDADVATRRLRHEVGRVHVAAIAWLDSHEEGRDTQAMLEAAIRDLAATVGNQKPLIQPLGILSVAAWISSHSAVPSKVLDELRFRTASAPGVRVAVGEPARGLAGFRTSHCEAREAQRVAVLAGRPVGSVTRYHNVSLSAIATVDFEQASAFVRRELGPLSADDETTRRLAATLRAYLDENCSRGRTAKRLHVHENTVAYRIRQAEEILGRPLEKRTLELRTALALADLVTVAVGASAAAVADGENGTAAGNGLLGAG; this is translated from the coding sequence ATGGAGCCCGACTGGGCAGGCGCCGCCAGCGACGACCGCCGCCGCGTGTGGTCAGCGGTACTGCGTCCCGCAGCCGCCGAAATGATGCAGCGCGCCGCCGAGTTGGCAGCGGCGGTCAACACCTACACGAGCGAACGATTGCCCGAACTGCTCGCCAGCCCCCAGGCACTCGAAGTGAACCGCGCAAGCACAGAAGCGAGCATTCGCGATTTCGCCGAAGTATTGCTGGCCGGGGCTGACCCGGTCGCGGCGGCTCGGCTCGGTTCGCCGACCCTGGCCTATGCGCAGGATGGTGCGCAACGCGGCATATCGCTCACCACATTGTTGCGCAGTTACCGGCTCGGCCACGCGGCGACGTCTGAGCAGGTCAATGCGATCCTGGGCTCTCACGCGCGGAACGCCGGAGACCTCAAGCTGGCCACCGAGTTGTGTTCGGCGTGGATGTTCGCGTACGTGGACACCGCGCTGTGCCTCGTCGAGGAGGTGTACACCGCCGAGCGTGAACGATGGATACGCAGCGCCGCGGCCAGTCAGGCCGAGACCATCAGTGCCATCCTCGCCGGCCAACCAGTCGACGCCGATGTCGCGACTCGCCGCCTTCGCCACGAGGTCGGCCGCGTCCATGTCGCGGCGATCGCCTGGCTCGACTCCCACGAAGAAGGGCGTGACACCCAGGCGATGCTCGAAGCCGCGATCCGGGACCTCGCCGCTACGGTCGGCAATCAGAAACCGCTCATTCAGCCGTTGGGCATCCTGTCGGTTGCCGCGTGGATCAGCTCCCATAGCGCCGTCCCCTCGAAAGTGCTCGACGAGTTGAGGTTTCGGACCGCGAGTGCGCCCGGCGTCCGGGTCGCGGTCGGCGAACCGGCGCGCGGCCTCGCCGGCTTTCGCACAAGCCATTGCGAGGCGCGCGAGGCGCAGCGTGTCGCGGTGCTGGCCGGTCGTCCCGTGGGCAGCGTCACCCGTTACCACAACGTCTCTCTATCCGCCATCGCCACAGTGGATTTCGAGCAGGCTTCCGCGTTTGTGCGACGCGAACTGGGGCCGCTGTCTGCCGATGACGAAACCACCCGCCGTCTCGCCGCGACGTTGCGGGCCTACCTCGACGAGAACTGCAGTCGGGGACGAACCGCAAAACGACTCCACGTTCACGAGAACACCGTCGCCTACCGCATCCGTCAGGCCGAGGAGATCCTGGGCAGACCACTGGAGAAGCGCACCCTCGAGTTGCGCACCGCGCTAGCGCTGGCGGATCTCGTCACCGTCGCGGTCGGCGCATCGGCGGCGGCAGTCGCCGACGGCGAAAACGGCACGGCGGCAGGGAACGGTCTGCTTGGTGCCGGCTGA